The Pempheris klunzingeri isolate RE-2024b chromosome 16, fPemKlu1.hap1, whole genome shotgun sequence genome includes the window gtttgtgttattggcCTAAGAGgatgaaaatgtgaacattaGAGTTAGTTTGTCTGCCAAAGTGTATCAGATCAGTACCAAAGGCACAAAGACAGACGTCTGCAtcatttcatgtgtgttttatttgtctgcagAAATCTGTACGGGACCACGAGTTTGAGGCGCTTCAGGGTAAAGTCCAGCGGCTCGAGAAGCTGCGGCGGGCACTAAAGGTCGAGCGCAACGAGCTCAACAAGAAGGTTCAGAACCTCAGTGATCCGCACAGTGGCACCGCAGGAGCCCCCACCTCAGACCCAGGGACCGACTCCCCCTCTCCGCCGCCGACGGACTCTTTGCTGGAACCCAGCAGCCTCCCCGCCCCAGACGCCACCCCCTGCCCCCAGTCCTGCCACTGTGAGCCAGAACTGGACACTGACACCCTTTTAGAAGGGGCGAAGGCTCAGCCCGTCGCTGCGCAGGAATGAGGCAACGCTGCTCGgcgtctcctccctcccctccagcATCACGCCACCAGCCCGCAAAGCCACTACTCCTCTACTGGATGGAGCTGAGTTTAACACTGGTCCACAAGCAGATCAGACCGCAAGGTTAACCTGTGtcctcccagcatgctctgcAGACTTAACTAAGGTGCCTCATCCGTCagtacatttacatgcacaccaTAACTCCGATACTGTGAACAGCCCGATCAAGGCAACAGTTGGCAAAAACCTTATTTTCACAATAATCAGACTTTCATGATTTATTAGGTGTAATTTCCACAGGCAGCCTTATATCTTATTAGCATAGAGTCCAGGAGGAAAATAGGAGcatcttttttttggtttgtttttcaagtTGATAACTAATTTCAACAATTAGTCATAGAATTACCCCATTTTTGGTGACACTTCAAAAAGCGTGGATAGAAACACTGAAAGAGAACAGACCTGAGGTGCAGTCATGGTAATATAAagtattacacacacacatcacaggagTTACAAAGATAAGTGACAAGTTATCCAATTCTGTTAGACTCGCTCCAACTCCAACCTTAACTTGGTTTACACGCTAGATGCAACCATCTAATAACGTCATTACCGGCGTGCATGTAAGTGCACAGACCGTCTCACTACACACTCCCTTTCAGCTCGCATCAAACACAGAACTGCTCGGCTAAACGAACACCAGTGCTGCTTGGGAtgacacaagacagacagacagacagacagacaggtgtatgACAAGAGGAGTCACCGCAGGTTGTACGATGTGCGTGCGCGTGTTGTCACTAAATCTACATCATGTGCATCTTGAGCGTTAACCATAGACTGTGTATAAGAAGTGACGTTCACTCCACGTCTGATTGGTTGGACTTAGGGACGgccagcctctgattggttagtcacaaagCAGCGTGCCCCGCTTTATCATCTAGTTTACTTTTAAACGGAACCTCAATTTACTAAACGaccatcatgctgtattgaagaagaccTGGAATTAGCTCATGAggaaatgtttactgaggtaatgcATCCATACTGCATTTTGGAGCCAGTCGAGTCGCCCCCTACTGGCCAATAGAAAGAATACAGCTTTAAGGCACTTCCACattgacttcacttttcagacctggaggCCACGATGACTTCTTTTAGACGGTCTATGGTGTCGGCGTTTGAGGGGGTTTGATCCATAGCTTGCAGTATCCTAAAGGCctcttcatgttttcctttCAGGTGAAGTCTTAACAGAGATGTCAAACAAATAATGTCTTTAGCGGATCCAATTCttaatatcataaaaaatattACAGAATTATACGTAATTATTGAAGGAAATGTCACATTCTGACTtagttcttttttgtttttcttacacTGCACAAATGTTCAGAGCATGTTGTTTCACCAGAGGTGTCAGTTCTTGGTTTGGATACCATTTTAGCgaaatatttctttgttttcttgtttgcaTCACACTGCTTCATTTGCGCAGTGTTTGATTTTTGtagtttgtatttattgtttgaagCATAATCTCTGACATGTATGTATCTTACAGAGCACCACtattaaaacaaatcagtttatttttattaatttagaaAACTTATAAAGGTGTTACTTTCATGATTAACCTTCCTGACCTGTTTTCAGTCAGTCTGCTTACAACCTTGTAATGACGACCACTTTAAGCTTGTTGAACTCCATGTTTGaaaagtagtgtgtgtgtgtctgcgtgtctgcgtgtgtgtgtgtgtgtgtgtgtgtgtgtgtgtgtgtgtgtgtgtgtgtgtcttacatgGCTATGATTGTCTCCTCCCAGCCCTGGTAACTGCAGTAGTTTGTGATCAGGTTTTAACAAGAGAATGTTCAAGGACCTCTATGCAACGCTTGcctcttggttttattttgtggcAGTCTGAACTGACAAGCACTTAGCTGAGAATGTATACTCATTATATCCACTGTCCTGCATGGAAACAGACAACATATCTCACAGCAGAACTCTATTTTTGTCTACGTTTATCCCCTGTTCATTTGCCTCTAAATTACTGTTTGACATTGAACGTAACGTTGTGCATCTCCCTAATGCTTTTAGACGGTGCAGTGACATGGGAACATGGGGGGGAAAATGTTATTGGACTTCTGAATTGTAGTTTCACATCCAAACATATCCACTTCTCTTCAGACATTCTTATGTACTACCTGATATGTAGCAACTGTAACAAGCTGTCAACTTACAGACTCATCACAGTCATTTTGAACTTGAAACAGAAATGGCAAACCTAATTTCTTCCATTGTCTCACAGGACAGATTCCTCTGGTCCCGTGGTGGGTGTAGAGGTTTGTTGACCATGAGAAGGAACCAAAgatgtttccttttttgtcttttgcagTACTTTTATCTGGCTCTGTATattttgtttcttgttaaaTAAAAGATGTAACAGTGCGTGTTTGGGTCTTTGGGTGATTGACCTTGTGGGCTTATTTAGAGAGGACTAAAGGTTTTAGTTCAAGTTCAAACGTGTATTAACACTTTCAAACCCATAAAACCACGTAGAAAGCATATTAAGGTGTCCTGTTATTGCAGCAGTTGTATTAAGAGTATAATATAAAGCGGACGGTGGTAATTCGTACACCGTCCGCTAGAGGGCGCGCTAACGCCATATTGCCGCCGGAAATACGTCATGTTCCTCTTCCGCCGCGGCTCCGGCGCCTGAAACACGAGTGTTCATCTTTCCTCCCTTTACTGAAGACGCGGTTAATATACTGGACCGAGTGGCAACACTCAGCTGACAAAATGGTAACTATGTTTCTTGGTGACCGTCTGCTTGAGTCATATCTCACCCAGAATAATGCTCATTCCCTCGCTGAGGCTGCTGGATCCAGTTTAGCTAGCATATCTACcagagctaacgttagcttagcttagcttagcttccGAACAAGCCAACGTTAACAGAAATGCTAGCTACTGTTAGCGGCATTATGTGGGTGATGCAAGACGATCCACTGGCCTCTGTCAGCTGGTGGATGTGGACACGATTACTTTGATGTGAAGATAAATAAGTAAACAGTGGTAACTAGTTTGTCATCACTAACCACAGCCTCCACATTTAAAAACCGTCACAGCActtcacacactgagctgcTTCAGTGAGGATGTAACGCTGTATAACTGTTGTTACCTCTAGCTGACAGCCTGAAGTGTGTTTCTACATCTGTGAGACTGCCCAGATGCCGATGTACTCTCCTCTCCACAGAAACCCATCCTGCTCCAGGGCCATGAGAGGTCCATCACACAGATCAAGtacaacagagagggagacctGCTCTTCTCTGTGGCTAAAGACACAGTGAGTTCATCGTAATGAAGACACGCTCAGCCTCCTGCTGTTAAAGCATGTTTGGTAACATCTGCCTTGTCTCCCACTGTAGGTGACCAACGTGTGGTACTCTGTCAACGGTGAGAGGCTTGGCACGTACAATGGGCACACAGGAGCCGTGTGGTGTGTTGACTGTGACTGTATCCTTTTTCTGGAAATACgcttatgtttgtgttttatctcaAACAAATGTAGTGCGCGATCATGTATTCATCTGATACAGTGATGTCATACATGTTGGGCTCCTTAACACGTCCTCCCTCAGGGGACACTAAGAACGTGTTGACAGGATCAGCAGACAACAGCTGTCGGCTGTGGGACTGCGAGACCGGTAGGTGGAAACAAGCTGCACTGTCTTCTCCATGCAAAGGTTTCAGCATCAGAGCGCCGCACAAGCAGCAGCTCACAATAGTCAAATCCTACATCCGCTAACCCCCATGCCCGTCTAATCCCTCGGCGCTGCACAGGTAAACAGCTGGCCCTGCTCCACACCAACTCGGCTGTCAGAACGTGCGGCTTTGACTTCAGCGGCAACATCATCATGTTCTCCACAGACAAGCAGATGGGCTACCAGTGCTACCTGAACTTCTTCGACCTGAGGGATCCACAGCAGATTGGTACAtgccacaaaacacacacactgacttctgCCACTTTCAGTAGTTTACCAGGAAGTTGTTGATCTGAAAAAGCGGCAGCCGTATCCAAATCTGACTAGCTTTTGTTTGGGGTTATTACATGAAACATGCATTGTatgattttaaaatcatcattGTTTAACTTGTCAGATCACATAATATAAAGTTCTGATAGCACATACCGTTGTTCCCCTTCATATTATTACTCACGTGGCTCTGTTGGAGAACATTGGGAGAGATTGTTAGGTGCTTATTGATGCAGATTCACGGCGGGCGATCGATCGCTTGTTAATGTTGAATGTATCTTTTTCTAAATGACAAAGTAAAAACTGCAGTATTCTTCTGCGGGAAACTTTATGGCGTTCTTTATCATGTTTCTCAACAGTATAGTGAgtgagtctctctctccctccccctctctctccctctctctctctgcagaggacAACCAGCCCTACCTCTCTGTACCTTGCAGTGACCCCAAGATTACCAGTGCTGTGTGGGGACCTCTGGGAGAGTTTGTCATCGCCGGCCATGAGAACGGAGAGTTCAACCAGTTCAGTGCCAaggttggacacacacacacacacacacacacagtctgtttgGGAACATATGGGAATGAGATAAGCTGTGCTCATGTGGAAGTGGCTGCAGGATTTAACGCTAATAAACCAATTTAATAGTAAAACAGTATTGTAAAGCATAGAAACATGGCATTTTGGTCAAAGATGTTCGGTATTTCGCTTGAAGAGACGACTTTTCAGAATCTGTGAAGTTGATTGTTGTGCCTGTTATTTATGGACAGTCTGGAGAGGTCCTGAAGAAGATCAAGGAGCACAGCAAGCAGATCAACGACATCCAGACATCAGTGGATCTCACCATGTTCATCAGTGCCTCCAAGGACAACTCCGCCAAGGTGAGAGCCCCGTGTACTCCCCAGGCccgttcacacagacacaaccacACAGCTGGCGAACATGTGGCGCACCAAACCGCTTCTTTTGTAGTATAATGTGGTTTTTAATTTGCCTGCTGTTTGATATCGCAGAGCATTTTTGTCACCACCGTACTCATGTGGTCCAACCTGTTGGTGATGTGGTTGCACAGCATGGTATTAATCAGTGTCCTCACACGCTGATGAATAACTTGGGTGTATGCTGAGTGAACGACTCGAGACTTGatatttacaaatatttttaagTTTCTGTATTATATAACTGCAACCACAGGTACTGTGTTAGTAGTACATTTACTCAACAACTGTAGCTCACTACGAGTTTGAAGTATTTGTACATGagtatttgtattttctccTACCTTGTACTTCTACTCCACGACATCTCAGAACCAAATACTGTACTTcttactccactgcatttgtCCGATAGCTTAAATTACTTTGCAGACTAagatacaaatacaaaatatgatgaataaatgaattatatCATGAAGTCTTTAATGTTCCCCAGCAGAAATTCACAAGCTATCCAgctgtatgtaaatatatgaaataGATACAGAAATCAGTAAAATGAGCTTCAGCATCAAAGTGATGAGCACATTAATAgttataatccaataatattaTCCAATCTCTTATTCTGGCATGAAATCAAATTCTTAATCCAGGACCTTTGCTTATAACGGACTATTTCCATGGTGTGATTTTACTGCttctgtcaagtgaaatttgaAGTCACTCACATTAAAAACTGGTGGCCTCCTGGAGCCCTATAACACACTGTGGTACTGAGGGTTGGGTGTCGTCTGTGTTGCCCCTCAGCTGTTCGACTGCGCTACCATGGATCACATCAAGACTTTCAAGACAGAGAGACCCGTTAACTCCGCCGCCATCTCCCCCATCATGGATCATGTAAGTGACTCACACAGGACTGTCTGTGGAAACCACTAAGGGCCGTAGGGACGTGTGTCCTGTGACTATGTACCGTTTCCCACTTTGTCAAAGGCTACCTGTCCCTCTTCACTAACTTTTGACACTGGTGTGTACGGCGTGTGTGATTCAGGTGGTGATGGGAGGTGGACAGGAGGCCATGGAGGTCACCACTACCTCCACCAGGATCGGCAAGTTTGAGGCCAGGTGAGGAAaagaaccccccccctccccacattCAGGAAACCTGATGGTGAAAACCAGCCTCAGGGTGCTTGGTCCCATGTTGTGCAGCTTGTATATACAACACTGTTTGTAGTTCAGGATTTTCAGTGGTAACctgccttttctcctccatcctcaGGTTCTTCCACGCTGCCTATGAAGAGGAGTTCggcagggtcaaaggtcatttCGGCCCCATCAACTGTGTGGCATTCCACCCTGACGGCAAGAGGTAAGAGACCGACATACTTGGAAATCTGCTGCCCTAAAATGTAAAGCGGTCCAGTCAAAACCTCTTCGTCACTGCTCACAGTTTAATCTTTAATCCTTCTGCGTCTACAGCTACAGCAGCGGAGGAGAGGACGGATACGTAAGGATTCATTACTTTGACCCACAGTACTTCGACTTTGAGCTGGAGGCATAAACAGTCAGGATCCTCGACCCCGCAGCTTCGACTAACACCGCACTCAGTCCAGTCAGGAAGAAGGAATAACAGactaaagtgttttttttttcttcagtctaCCGACCACCTCGCCTCCTTCCCTTCGTCTGAACTGATCAGGTTAGCTTACTTCTCAGATTACTTTGAATAACGGAAAAAAGGTCCGAAAGGGTGGCTGCATCTCCCCGACAAGGATGTGGTGTCTTTTTCAACTCATTTTTCTAACGTCACATGGAACCTGTTAGAGATCAGAAGCATTTTTATACCCTGGATCTGCAAGGCTACGGTGACCGGACCTTCAAACCCACACTCCCCCGATTCCCACCTCTATTTAATGTAATTCTACAAAAGGGCAGAAAGGTAttggtgtgttttctgttgtaaGCCATTCCGCCACAAGTCAcaataaaatgactgaattcAAGTTGTCTGTGTGATCTATGCACCTCCCTTTTTCAACTACACGTGACTACGTGAAGTTACCAGAGAAGAAATTTAATTAGACCTGGAGCCAAAAAAAAGTATATTCAGATGCAATACTGAAGCAGCCTAACAAACCTACATTTCCACAAAGGTATAGTGAAGTTTTGGTTTTTATCTTCAGAGCGTATACATGAATTTGAGGAAAAACtggttttagattttattttttttataacaaaGTTATGATAATGCACATTTCACAAGGATAGAACTCCAAACAACCACATGTGGACGGCCATTTTGCCAGCCCGCTCCACCTTTAtgtataatgatataaaatatctaaaacaaGTCACTCCTTCGCAACTGAGCCTCCAGAGAGGTCCGCGCCCATTCACACgtaaacatacaaacaatgcaggaagagaaaaaaaaacactgagcagaTATTCCTaggaagatggagagggacTCTTTAAAATAACTTACTGAGCAGAGGTCGGGGGCTGTGACGTACATGCTAAAGGCGAGATCATTCTAAACATGCGTTCACTGACAGATTAACACAGCGAGCcaaacagcagtttgctggTTATTAACAGTATCATAAATAGATGTTTAAAaactaacagaaaaaaaacaaccttttttgcATGTGAGCACTAGACTTGGAAATCATCTACGTCTCTGCAGGTGTTTTAGCGCGAGCCCCACAAACTTGTTTAAATCTGAAACGCCATGATAGGAACAGTGATTACTTGGTTGGTTTTTCTTCACATTGAGAGCAGACCTGGTTCACGCAACAGCTGAGAAGGATTTATGGCGTTTGTTTTGTACCACGTGGAGCCCCAGGTGGGTGGGGTCTACTAATTTTGAATCAGAAATGGCTGCCAAATTGATAATCAGACGCGCAGCTGTGGCCGTGTGGCGCTCACTGATCttggaaacaaaagcaaacgATCCAGCGTGAGCCAGGTCTGCCCGGAACAATACATGATAAAACTGGAATACAAAATAGGGTCCTATGGCCGCAGCAGGAGAGTTATAGGAATCAGTGGGGCTTGAGGACAACGGTTCAACCATCCGTGTGTCCCTGGGCCGGACTTCAAGTGgccttcacctcctcttttGGTCTGAAACAACAGTTGAGAGGTTTGAGCACCAAAAGACCTGAGGACCAACTTCTCTTTACTCACATGTACAACAGCCTTAGTCAGGAGGGTTTTTGCAGGATTTCTAATATACAAATATGTCAGAGTCAACCATCTTATCACTCTTCTACATGTCTAAGAGATGATGAGGGCTACTATTAGCGTTTTATCCTcgtcacacaaagaaaaagggaCCCGCATTTTTAACTAACAAGCTTTCTGTTCATGCAATGTTGATTTACTgcaacaacattttaaatcagaatTGGTTTTGTGTTGCGCACTAAAAGATGACACCTAAAATCTGTAGCAAAGACGCCACAGCTGAAGTTACAGTTAACACTGAGCTGAGACAAAGGCTGCAGACATCACCGTCTCTGATGTGGTCAGTAAAACCAAACAAGTCAGATCTGAAAACCCTTCCCTAACAGATTCAGCTGCCTGTGAGCTTCgaattgattttaatttaaactgAAACAGCACAACGTGGACGAGTTTTCACTACCAggtttgaaacatttttatattccaAGATGACTTCattaatcagatttttaaaattcaatccTCTTACCCTGATGtgtccatcttctcctcctccttctcttcctctttcacttCTAGAAGGCAAAGAGCGATTATTACCACACCTCTTCATCTACGAATACCAACAGGGCTGAGGACTTGGAGGGGAGCTCTcacctttcttttcctctccttccttctcctcctccttcttcactCGCTTGGCCTTCTTGTGGTTGGCTGCGTTCCTGCGGCCTCCTCCCTGCCCCTCCGCCTCGTCCTCCGAGTCAGAGAACTCCTCCTCGCAGGCTATCCTCTTGTCGTGGGCCCGGACTGAAACGCACAACGTCGACAAAGCCACGTTTCATTAACATCCCTTTGAACACAGACTAGACCGTGACCAtaacacaccccccccccagttcAGACATATTACTAAGATCAGTTAGTCAAGTCGAcagaaaaattatatatatgatatgGATCTCTTACTAGACACGCGTTTGTCAGggtcctcctcgtcctcgtcccCGCTGTCCGGGTGGGGGGCGTCCTCTGGGATCGCCTGCATCTGGACCCCGGGGGCGTGCGGCAGCATGCGGAGGTTTTCAAACAGACGCTGCTTGATCTTCTCCAGGTATTCGTTGGTGTTCTGGTTGGTCATGTTGGACGGGCTGATGTGCAGCTTGAAGTCGGGCCCGAAGTACTCAAAGTAATCGTTGTAGGGCAGCTCGTTGGGGATGGAGCAGTCCAGGGCCACGGCCGTCTCATAGGTCCAGCAGCGGGCCACGTTGCGAATGGTGTAGCCGCCGCCGCCCAGCATCAGCAGAGGCAGGTTGAAGCTTTTGATGTACTCGACACATTTGGCATGGCCTGCgagagcatcacacacacacacacacacacatatataattagaggaggaggaaaggcaCTGATTGAGTATTGTCCCAGGGAGGCTGAATTGTGTTTATACCTTTGATGGTGAGGTTGAAGCAGCCCAGTCTGTCTCCAGAGAGAGAATCAGCTCCACACTGGAGCACTACAGCACTTGGCTGGTACATCTCCATGACTTTAGCCAtgatctaacacacacacacacaaacacacacgttaacAACCATGCCCAAGGAAGGAAGGAGTCTGGCGTGGTGATTACGTGTTACCTAAATGAAGCTCTTACAGGTTTGAAGATGGCTTCATAGGACTCATCATCGATGCCGTCTCTAAGCGGGTAGTTTACTGCGTAGTACTTTCCCTTTCCAGCTCCGATGTCCTGCACCCATCGGACACATCATTAAGCTGCtgcccacatacacacaaggcATTCCAATGGTCTTTGAAGGAACACTTAGAACAATCCAACTAACCCTCAGGTCTCCGGTGCCGGGGAAATATTCCCCATACTTGTGGAAAGAGACCGTCATGACCCTGTCTGTGGTGTAGAAGGCCTCCTCCACTCCATCGCCGTGATGGATGTCGATGTCTATGTATAGCACCCTCTGGTGGTACCTTCAGAGGACAGAGAGTTCAGTTAATGACCCGAGTTAGGTGACGGGCCAATAACATGGACATAAGTATGTCTTCTGTCAGCTGCAGGACGGCAGACTGCACGGCTTTAAGGGAACTTAATGAAAGGTATTAAGtggatatttttatattgtCACTATTCTGACATGGATGATTCAAGTGAATCATTTCCAGTGAGGAAGATGCTGTACAGAAGAGTACCGAGGCCTGATAGAGAGCTTCATCACATGAAGCGACCACAGTGACCCGAGGCTCAATATCAGCAAAACCACTGAGCTGGCATACAGTCacattctcctcctctgttccaAAGTTATGATGAAGAACGGCCAGGAAGATGTTTTTACAGAACACTACGGTGTCACtgtgaagttgacctttgaccttttggatataagatgtcatcacttcattattttatcGTATTGGACATTTGTATGAAATGTTATATGTTGTCATAATTGGTGGATGAATTCTTGACTTATGGCCAAAAGTGTATTTTCTGAGGTCAACAGTAACCATCTACTTCTGATCAACTCAAGTGGATGTTTGAGCCAAATTTAAAGAAATTCCCTCAAGGTGTTcctgaaatatcaaaatatttatcTTGTGCGTCGAGCCAACCGCTCAGAAACGTCACAAACTAGTTTTCAAAGGACGCTGTTGATGGATGGGAAGTGAGCGCAGCGAGGCACTTATCTTATCCCTTATCTTCAAAAGGGCAGAAGCAccaaaagaaaatgacaaaaggcAACAATCAAGTGTTTGGCGTGAAAGAAGAATAGTTTGACTGTGTGCTCGGTGTGTCAGGTGTAGATGCAATCCAGCTAATCATGTCCAATTTGTACGTGCCAGATTTCTTTAAGGCACCGAAAGAACTAGAGGCTGACAGATGGGTGGAAAGGAGGGATGGTTTAACGCATTAAAAAAAGGCGGCGGCGTACTTGAGCAGCTCGAGGATGGCCAGGACGATGTCGTTGACGTAGCAGAAACCAGAGGCCTCCGACTTCTTGGCGTGGTGGAGTCCGCCGGCCCAGTTGATGGCGATGTCCGTCTGCTGCTTGTTCAGCTTCAACGCCCCGGCTAAAGGACAGAAAGAACAGAGTCAAATTACTTCAGGACTTTGGTGTGTTGATCCAACGGAGATTATTTGCTTTAACATTTATAAATGTGTATAATTTCCCCACTCAGGTTGTTCTGGGCTTTGTGTGAATCCGTTACAGCTTTGCGGAGCACGCTCTGGACAGCGCCGTGTGCATAGATTCTCCGTAGGAAGAACCACCGCAGACGGTTGAAATATTCTTGTTTAACTTAGTCCGAGACGCCACAATCAAAACGCAGGTTCTCTgccatgcacagacacaaaggtGACTCCTGTGTGAAGCTGGTGCACGATAAGGATTAAGGGAACAACATACCGACAGATCCACCTGTTGAGAGCTGGCAAAACTCAAACAGACCATCAAACACTGGACAGTCCTCTCCGACATTGACTgcgagaaagagaaagagaaagagattcaACACGTGAACAGGCAGGAGTGCTTCATGGTCCGGCGGGAGAAAAGCAGACACTCACATCTCTGCATCTGTTTGCTGTATTCAGACATGTTGTCTGGTCGGATGGACCTCAGGAACTTTATGTAGTCATCGCTGTGGTATTTTGTCATCTCTTCGCCACTGGCTTTGTGTGGCCTCTGGAAACAGTAGAGAAAGATGCTGAGCACGCTGATCACGGTGCAGTGGATTGGTTAAAGACTCTAGCTTCAAAGATTACAGTGCCACA containing:
- the eif3i gene encoding eukaryotic translation initiation factor 3 subunit I — translated: MKPILLQGHERSITQIKYNREGDLLFSVAKDTVTNVWYSVNGERLGTYNGHTGAVWCVDCDWDTKNVLTGSADNSCRLWDCETGKQLALLHTNSAVRTCGFDFSGNIIMFSTDKQMGYQCYLNFFDLRDPQQIEDNQPYLSVPCSDPKITSAVWGPLGEFVIAGHENGEFNQFSAKSGEVLKKIKEHSKQINDIQTSVDLTMFISASKDNSAKLFDCATMDHIKTFKTERPVNSAAISPIMDHVVMGGGQEAMEVTTTSTRIGKFEARFFHAAYEEEFGRVKGHFGPINCVAFHPDGKSYSSGGEDGYVRIHYFDPQYFDFELEA
- the hdac1 gene encoding histone deacetylase 1; protein product: MALSQGTKKKVCYYYDGDVGNYYYGQGHPMKPHRIRMTHNLLLNYGLYRKMEIYRPHKASGEEMTKYHSDDYIKFLRSIRPDNMSEYSKQMQRFNVGEDCPVFDGLFEFCQLSTGGSVAGALKLNKQQTDIAINWAGGLHHAKKSEASGFCYVNDIVLAILELLKYHQRVLYIDIDIHHGDGVEEAFYTTDRVMTVSFHKYGEYFPGTGDLRDIGAGKGKYYAVNYPLRDGIDDESYEAIFKPIMAKVMEMYQPSAVVLQCGADSLSGDRLGCFNLTIKGHAKCVEYIKSFNLPLLMLGGGGYTIRNVARCWTYETAVALDCSIPNELPYNDYFEYFGPDFKLHISPSNMTNQNTNEYLEKIKQRLFENLRMLPHAPGVQMQAIPEDAPHPDSGDEDEEDPDKRVSIRAHDKRIACEEEFSDSEDEAEGQGGGRRNAANHKKAKRVKKEEEKEGEEKKEVKEEEKEEEKMDTSGPKEEVKAT